The nucleotide sequence TGCGCTGGGACTAACGGTGCTTGAAAAGGAAAAAGATGAGCAGGCTATCTTCGATATGGCCAGCACGGGTTTCAGCAGCACCGTCCGGCTGGCCAAAAGCTCTCCGCAGATGTGGGCGCCTATTTTCGACCAGAACCGCACGAACGTATCCAGCGCCCTGGCCGATTATATTGAGTTTCTCCGGCAGTTTAAGCAGGTTATTGACGACCAGGACGTAACGACCTCGCTCGACTTCATGCAACGGGCCAACGTTATCCGGCGGGTGCTGGACGGCATTGAGAAACGGTAATTTCGACAAAAAACTGCGGTTGCCTTATACAAAATCCGCTACGGTTGGTTAAATCATCAGACTCCGGGACGACATCGTTCCGGGTTGATGATTTAACCAACTAACCTCATGCAGGCAACGACGCAACAACCGGCAACACAGGCCGGAACGATTACTATCGGCGGAGATTTAACCGTCAACCGAATGGCCTATGGGGCCATGCGCATCACCGGAGACGGTATCTGGGGACCACCTAAAGATCACGACGAGGCTATCCGGGTTCTGAAACGCACGCTCGAACTTGGCATCAATTTTATCGACACTGCCGACAGCTACGGCCCTTACGTGTCGGAAGAACTCATCGCCGAAGCACTTCACCCCTACCCCGACGGCTTGGTAATTGGCACCAAAGGTGGTCTGTTACGTACCGGCCCGAACCAGTGGCCGGTTGACGCCAGTCCCGAACACCTCGACGAAGCGCTGAAAGGTTCGCTGAAACGCCTGAAACTCGACCGGATTGATCTGTACCAGCTTCACCGCTTCGACAGCAAAGTGCCTAAAGAAGAAACCCTTGGGTATCTGAAGGAAAAACAGCAGGAGGGTTTAATCCGGCACATTGGTTTGTCGGAAGTAAGCGTCGATGATATCAAACTAGCCCAGCAGCATGTCGAAGTGGTTTCAGTTCAGAACATGTATAACTTCGGGGAGCAGAAATGGAACGACGTGCTGAACTACTGCGAAGCGAATAATATCGTCTTTATTCCTTGGTATCCGCTGAATGCCGGAGACGTTGCCGCCGAAAATGCGATCCGGAAAGTGGCCCAGCGCCATGGCGCTACCGATTATCAGATTGCGCTGGCCTGGCTCCTGGCGGCATCGCCCGTCATGCTGCCCATTGCCGGAACATCGTCGGTAAAGCACCTTGACGAAAACGTTCAGGCGGCTACCATCCAGCTGACCGACGAGGACTTGCAGGATATGCCATTGCCCAACTAAGTTATCACTAACTCAATCTGCCTATGACAACCCAATTAAAACAGGACCCTCAGCAACTTCTGGTGTCTACCCTGTCGCGGCTGCAGCAGGGTGTCGAAACGATTTCGCCGGCCGGCGATCTGATTGATCAGTGGAGTCAGGCGCTCGGTGAAGGCAACCAGACACTCGAAAACATTGCCGATGAACTTTACGCCCTGAAACAGGCGCTGACGGAGGGCAGGGCTCCGCGGATTGCCGGATCGCTGCATACGCTCAGCAAACTTACGAAGCAGGCGGCTAACGAATCGTCGGATGTGGGGCTGGTCGGGCAATTAAACCAGCTCGCTGAAATCCTCGACGACGCATCGGCTCGAATTGCGCAGTCGCGGTAATGACCCGGCACAAAGAAGCGGGGTAGGCATCCAGTGGACGCCTACCCCGCTTTTAGATGAAATGCAGTCTTACTTGTGCAGTGCCTTCACTTTCTGATAGGCTTCCTGCAACTCATTGAGCTGCCTGGTCAGATCCTCCTTAATATAAGCAGGGATATGATCTTTTTCGATAGCATCTTTATAAGCTTCTACAGCCGCGTTCTCGCCAAACTCGACCGAACTTAGCACGGTATCCCGGTCTTTACCCGTAAGGGCCGACTTGATGTCAATCCAGGCGCGGTGAATTTTGCTGGAAACGTCCGTCGTGGTTTCATCCGATACGGCCGAGCCGTCGATCCGTACGATGTGATCGGCCAGTTGGCTGCGGAAGTTCTGGCTCTGGATAATGTAGTGCCGGAACAGATCATCCAGCTCAGCGTCTTTATTGTCTTCGATGGCTTTTTCGTAGCCATGAATGCGGTCATTGTTGATTTTGACCAGGTCGTTGAGATCCTCAACGATTTCTTCGTTCTTAATCATAACAGTTGCTTTCGATAGTTTGTGAACCAGCTAATACAACTCCACCTTTTTATGAATTGTTTGCTGAAAGCAGGCTTTCCTGCCGACAATTATTGAGTCAATTGGAGCTAAACAGATATCTCGTCCGGCAACGGCTTCAGCTCACCGGTACTGGCTACATAAGCCACTAGACCAACGCCAGCTTTATTGATCAGATCGGCCACGGAAAAGGCAATGTGAATCCAGTTCAGGTCGATGTCAAACACCGTCAGGATATAACCAATGGGATAAACGCCCCAGAACGTTACGGTTGTCAGAGCCATCAGCCGATACGCCCACCGCTCACGGGGCTGCACACGACCCGCAAATTGTTGCCAGAGTCGGTAAAGCGTCAGCAGAACAAGCACATAGCCAACCGTTGAGACCGCCCCCCAAATCAGTTTCGGCCCTACCTGTATCTCGTTGCCGAACGAAAGCTGCTGTTCGCCGATAAAGCCGGTTAAAATCATGAAGAAGTCGGCCAGCAGCAGAATGGTCAGCGGCCGCTTCTGCTCACGCCAACTGAGCCGGAGCATCAACACCATCTTGACAAGCAGCAAGGGGGTTGTAACGGCCCAGTCCATGTAGCGATACTGGTTGATGGCGCTATAGGACTCCCGGATAAGCGTTCGTCGATCGTCGGGGCTAGGCAGCGTACCCAGTTCAACCAGCAGGTCGTGGTAATAGCCCTGAATCAGGAAATACGACAAGCCAGCTATAGCCGAAATAACAGCCGTCAGAATGTGGGCGGTACGGTGTTCGGCTACCACCTGGTCGCGAGTGGCCCATGCAAAGAGAAACGTGCCCAGAAAGGCATACGTGGTCACGATCAGAAAGAAATACGTGACCATGGGCATCAAGCCAACAGTACCCGCCGTTGGAATAAATGTATCAGCTAACTCCATAGATGCAGTAACATCGGTACAGAAACTATCCAACGTTACTGCATCTATGAAGGCATTGTTTTAAATTATTTAAGCGCAGTTTTTATCTGGGTCATTTCCTGCTGCGCCTTCGTGACTAACTCCCTGGCGTAGTCTTTGAGCGCACTGTTGTTGCCATACTGCAGGTAGGTATTAGCCATGTCGATGGCATCCTGCCGATGCTCAAGCATTACCGTGACAAAATTTTTGTCGAAATCGCTCGTCAGCTTGTCTTCCGTTCCGCCCTGCTGCAGTTTGAGGGCCATAGCCTGCATGTTGCGGCTTTGCTGCTGGGTGAAGGCCTGATTCGGGCGCGATGGCTTAATCTGCCGCATTGTTCCGTCCAGCTGCGTAATCTCGCTTTGCGTGGCCTTGAGCAGATTCTGCGCCAGTTGCTTCAGCGTTGTATCTTTTCCGTTCTGTACCTCCTGCTTCAGCAGATCCTGCTCGCCCTGCGCGTGGATTTTGGCCTGGAGCACATAGTCGAAGTCCGGATCACCCGTGGCCTGAAGTTTTTTGAGTTTTTCCATCATCTGGCGCATCGGCTCCAGCAGAGCCGTTTTGGCCGGATCACTGGCTGAGGTCCGGGCGGCACCCGTTCCCCCCGTTGTTGTGGCCTGCGCGCAGGCGACCATTGTACTTCCCGACAGGCTAACCGCCAGCAGACAGGCAAATAGGTTGTTGTTGCGGATTTTCATCGTATGTAATGAATTAATGACTACGTGAATGATTTGGTCTCGCCAAATTAGGCACTTGCATACTAAAGACAAACGAAGCCGCCAATGGTTTAACCCGGCCCGGTTTATGAGCCGTTATCTGACGGCCCGTACGCTCCTCTTCACCATATTTGCTATTCATTGAAGGTAGCCCGTCCGTATGTCCGCCCACATTGCCCTGGTTGTTAGTCTGACTTTCCTGATTCATCTCGTTGGAACGCTGGCGCTGGGCGCGCGAATTGTGGGAATTCGAACGGGCAAATGGTCGGTCACCTATGCCCTGTTCAACATCATGACGCTGGTGTCCCGGCTGGCTACAACGCTTCAGGCTCCGCTGCTGGCTAAAACGGTCGAGATGGACATCCAGTCGGGCCGGTTGGGCAACTACGGCGACTTTCAATGGATTATGGCCTCGGCTACGGTCGCTACGCTCGTCAGCATCCTGTTGTTTCCGTCCTTTCAGCGCTTGCTGGCCCAGGCAGTTGACCGCTATTACGAGTACCGCTCAATTCCCCGACTGCTGTACCATAGCCTGTCCTGGCGCTACCTGCGCCGGGTTCCGGTGCACATGAAGTGGCCCGATCGCGCCAACTTCCAGCACGTTCAGGGCAGCCGGGCGGTTTCCAGGTCCATCATCTTGCTGAATGTGCTGTCAAGCGCCGTTCTTACAGTGGGCGTTCTGGCTACGCTCTACGCGGGGTATCTGAATCCCGACCTGCGCTCTACGTCGGCTTCGATGGCCGGGTTTATTAACGGCATCTCAACTATCCTCGCGGTGATGTTTATCGACCCCGACGTAGCGCTACTGACCGATGAGGTAACGGGTGGCCGCGTCAGCGAAGGCTATTTCCGGCGGTATCTGGTGCAGGTGCTGGCGGCCCGGCTGGCGGGTACAGTGCTGGCGCAGGCACTACTGGTGCCGTTTGCCTACGTAGTGGTCTGGGCGGCCGAGCAGTTACGGGTTTAATGCAGGAATAAGGTCAACTCCGGCCAGCGTTCGCGCAGCAGATCGGCCAGGGCCCGCAGGCCCCACTCCTCGCTCCGACGATGCCCAACGGCCATTACGACGATGCCCGTCTGCGTTACGGCCTCCTGCGCTGGTTTGCGATAGGCACCGGTCAAATATAAGTCTACGCCCCGACCAGCTGCTTCGCGAATCAGGCTGTCATTCATGGCCCCAACTACGGCCACGCGGCTAACCATGCCTGTAGCTCCCGCCACAATCTGATCGTAGCCTCCGAATAGCTCCCGGATAATCGTTTCCCAGTCGGCCAGGCTGCACTTTTCCATATCGAACACCATCCCTATTGGGCGCGCGGGCAGCAGATCGCCCGTTTCGGACTGGCTTTGCTTAAAGCCAAGCGGCTCAAGCGAACCGATAGCCCGGAGCTGAGCCGCTAATCGGGTATTAAAGCCCATGGTCAGCGTTTCGTCAAACGGCAGATGATGCGCTAAAATGCTTACGTCGGCGGGCAGCGGTATGTCGTCTATTCGCCAGGGACGATGGAGATAAAGCGAATCGAGCTGATGTTGAACCACCCAGTGGGCAATGTCGGGCCAGGGTTCCAGCGCCAGACCCAGCCGCTGAACCCGTCGTCCGGCGAACCGGTACAGACCGCCCTGTTCGCTGGCGGGGTAACGCGAAGCCGCGAATTCGTTCGCTAAGAAATCAGCGATGTCATTGAGAGAAGCAAAGGAACCCGTCATATTTGCATAACGGCCCGTTCGGGGTATGGTTTATCATGCGAAAACTAATCCTTTATATTGCCAGCTCGCTCGATGGGTTCATTGCCCGTTCCGACGGTAGCTTCGACTGGCTCGACGCTACGCCTAACCCCAATCAGCTCGACTACGGCTACCATTCGTTCTACGTATCCATTGATACGACCCTGATGGGCAACAGCACCTATCAGACAATTCTGGATATGGGGGGCGACTTCCCCTATCCCGACAAAACCAATTACGTATTCAGCCGCCAGCCGGGGCAGGTCGATACGGCGTATGTCCGGTACATCACCGACGATCCGGCCGCGTTTGTTCAATCGCTCAAGAATCAGGAAGGAAAGGCCATCTGGCTGGTTGGTGGTGGGCAATTGAACGCTGCTTTACTGAACGCCCGGCTGATCGATGAAATTATTCTGACACTGGTTCCAACTGTCCTGGGCAGCGGTA is from Spirosoma taeanense and encodes:
- a CDS encoding Nif3-like dinuclear metal center hexameric protein yields the protein MTGSFASLNDIADFLANEFAASRYPASEQGGLYRFAGRRVQRLGLALEPWPDIAHWVVQHQLDSLYLHRPWRIDDIPLPADVSILAHHLPFDETLTMGFNTRLAAQLRAIGSLEPLGFKQSQSETGDLLPARPIGMVFDMEKCSLADWETIIRELFGGYDQIVAGATGMVSRVAVVGAMNDSLIREAAGRGVDLYLTGAYRKPAQEAVTQTGIVVMAVGHRRSEEWGLRALADLLRERWPELTLFLH
- a CDS encoding aldo/keto reductase; the protein is MQATTQQPATQAGTITIGGDLTVNRMAYGAMRITGDGIWGPPKDHDEAIRVLKRTLELGINFIDTADSYGPYVSEELIAEALHPYPDGLVIGTKGGLLRTGPNQWPVDASPEHLDEALKGSLKRLKLDRIDLYQLHRFDSKVPKEETLGYLKEKQQEGLIRHIGLSEVSVDDIKLAQQHVEVVSVQNMYNFGEQKWNDVLNYCEANNIVFIPWYPLNAGDVAAENAIRKVAQRHGATDYQIALAWLLAASPVMLPIAGTSSVKHLDENVQAATIQLTDEDLQDMPLPN
- a CDS encoding bacteriorhodopsin: MELADTFIPTAGTVGLMPMVTYFFLIVTTYAFLGTFLFAWATRDQVVAEHRTAHILTAVISAIAGLSYFLIQGYYHDLLVELGTLPSPDDRRTLIRESYSAINQYRYMDWAVTTPLLLVKMVLMLRLSWREQKRPLTILLLADFFMILTGFIGEQQLSFGNEIQVGPKLIWGAVSTVGYVLVLLTLYRLWQQFAGRVQPRERWAYRLMALTTVTFWGVYPIGYILTVFDIDLNWIHIAFSVADLINKAGVGLVAYVASTGELKPLPDEISV
- a CDS encoding ferritin-like domain-containing protein, encoding MIKNEEIVEDLNDLVKINNDRIHGYEKAIEDNKDAELDDLFRHYIIQSQNFRSQLADHIVRIDGSAVSDETTTDVSSKIHRAWIDIKSALTGKDRDTVLSSVEFGENAAVEAYKDAIEKDHIPAYIKEDLTRQLNELQEAYQKVKALHK
- a CDS encoding lipid II flippase family protein → MSAHIALVVSLTFLIHLVGTLALGARIVGIRTGKWSVTYALFNIMTLVSRLATTLQAPLLAKTVEMDIQSGRLGNYGDFQWIMASATVATLVSILLFPSFQRLLAQAVDRYYEYRSIPRLLYHSLSWRYLRRVPVHMKWPDRANFQHVQGSRAVSRSIILLNVLSSAVLTVGVLATLYAGYLNPDLRSTSASMAGFINGISTILAVMFIDPDVALLTDEVTGGRVSEGYFRRYLVQVLAARLAGTVLAQALLVPFAYVVVWAAEQLRV
- a CDS encoding dihydrofolate reductase family protein, coding for MRKLILYIASSLDGFIARSDGSFDWLDATPNPNQLDYGYHSFYVSIDTTLMGNSTYQTILDMGGDFPYPDKTNYVFSRQPGQVDTAYVRYITDDPAAFVQSLKNQEGKAIWLVGGGQLNAALLNARLIDEIILTLVPTVLGSGIPLFADSSLETQFSLTNSESFETGFVQLTYAPALNSF
- a CDS encoding DUF305 domain-containing protein; this encodes MKIRNNNLFACLLAVSLSGSTMVACAQATTTGGTGAARTSASDPAKTALLEPMRQMMEKLKKLQATGDPDFDYVLQAKIHAQGEQDLLKQEVQNGKDTTLKQLAQNLLKATQSEITQLDGTMRQIKPSRPNQAFTQQQSRNMQAMALKLQQGGTEDKLTSDFDKNFVTVMLEHRQDAIDMANTYLQYGNNSALKDYARELVTKAQQEMTQIKTALK